The Helianthus annuus cultivar XRQ/B chromosome 16, HanXRQr2.0-SUNRISE, whole genome shotgun sequence genome includes a window with the following:
- the LOC110919150 gene encoding uncharacterized protein LOC110919150, translated as MALCKWFGYPDFFITITCNPKWPEVSRFLKDTSIKAEDRPDIICRLFKMKLDSMIKDIKDNKFFGEINAVVYTVEFQKRGLPHAHICLFMKVDHKLPTVDHIDPFVSAEIPDKSEDPQLHYLVSEYMIHGPCGAANLSCPCMVDNKCSKRFPKKFSDHTIIDSSGFPVYRRRDSGHTVMKKGVQLDNRSVVPYNKGLLKRYQAHINVEWCNQAGSIKYLFKYINKGPDRATAVLYTDSTGTSNQKINDEIKQYYDCRYISACEASWRIFANEVHYRYPAVMRLPFHLPGQHNVVYGEDDDIEDVLNKPTVASFIFLQWMRLNERDEEAREPYYLRILLNKVRGPKSFEEIRTVNGQVFPTFKDACYAMGLLDDDNEYVEAIKEASFEAHCRYLRSLFATLLLTNTLSRPEFVWEKTWHLLVDDILFKRRKDTHSPDLIIHEHHLKNLILVEIENYLISNGSTLSKFSTMPFPDDDSLRQGKTFLWKTLAAAIRSKGQIVLNVASSGIASLLLSRGRTAHSRFKIPINLTEDSMCFIKPNDDVANLLKESNLIIWDEAPMVHKHAFEALDRTMKDILSSSTNNSSELPFGSKVIVFGGDFRQILPVIPNGTRQQIVNSSLSSSYLWSECKVLKLIKNMRLRIGAESSNSDSIQKFAKWLLDIGEGNIGSENDGEAFIELPDDLVITDSDDPIQSLIDFVYPSILHQYKNPGFFSERAILAPRNEVVHEINNRLLSLFPGEEKEYLSCDSICQTEQVLDSFQQGLYSPDNLNALKISGLPNHRLVLKVGVPVMLLRNIDQQNGLCNGTRLQVTFLGKRVIEAEVISGGNIGTRVFIPRISMVPSDKKIPFQFQRRQFPLTVCFAMTINKSQGQSLSRVGLYLKDPVFTHGQLYVALSRVKSRQGVKILSFDCDGKPTAKTSNVVYKEIFHNL; from the exons TGCacacatttgtttattcatgaaGGTGGATCACAAACTTCCCACTGTAGATCATATTGATCCTTTTGTTTCTGCCGAAATTCCGGATAAATCTGAAGATCCTCAGTTGCATTATCTTGTGTCTGAGTATATGATTCATGGTCCTTGTGGTGCTGCTAATCTGAGCTGTCCTTGCATGGTTGACAACAAATGTTCAAAACGATTTCCCAAAAAATTTTCGGATCATACAATTATTGACTCAAGCGGTTTTCCTGTATATCGAAGGCGAGATTCTGGTCACACTGTTATGAAAAAAGGTGTTCAATTAGACAACCGAAGCGTCGTCCCTTACAACAAAGGTCTATTAAAAAGATACCAAGCACACATTAATGTTGAATGGTGTAACCAGGCTGGTTCGATAAAGTATCTTTTTAAGTACATTAACAAAGGACCTGACCGTGCTACGGCTGTTTTGTATACTGATTCAACCGGTACTAGCAATCAGAAAATAAATGATGAGATCAAACAATACTACGATTGTAGATACATATCAGCCTGTGAAGCGTCTTGGAGAATTTTTGCAAACGAAGTTCATTATAGATATCCTGCTGTAATGAGGCTACCTTTTCATTTACCTGGTCAACACAATGTAGTATacggtgaagatgatgatattgaagatgTCTTGAACAAACCAACTGTTGCTTCATTTATTTTTTTGCAATGGATGCGTTTAAATGAACGTGATGAAGAAGCAC GAGAACCTTACTATTTAAGGATTCTCCTAAATAAAGTTAGAGGTCCTAAATCATTTGAAGAGATTCGAACAGTGAACGGACAAGTATTTCCCACATTTAAAGATGCATGTTATGCTATGGGTCTTTTAGATGATGACAACGAATATGTTGAAGCCATTAAGGAAGCAAGTTTTGAAGCTCATTGTCGGTATTTAAGATCATTATTTGCGACATTGCTTTTAACAAATACGCTATCAAGACCTGAATTCGTGTGGGAAAAAACTTGGCACTTACTAGTAGACGATATTCTATTCAAGCGTCGTAAAGACACACATAGCCCTG ATCTAATTATTCATGAACATCATTTGAAGAATCTaattttggtggaaattgagaaTTATTTAATTTCCAATGGGTCTACATTAAGTAAATTTTCTACGATGCCCTTTCCAGACGATGATTCGCTACGTCAAG GGAAGACTTTTTTGTGGAAGACCTTGGCTGCTGCAATCAGATCTAAAGGTCAGATAGTGTTGAACGTTGCTTCAAGTGGTATTGCTTCATTATTGTTATCTAGAGGACGGACAGCACATTCTAGATTTAAAATTCCCATAAACTTGACAGAAGATTCCATGTGCTTCATTAAGCCGAACGATGATGTTGCTAATCTTTTAAAAGAGTCAAATTTGATTATATGGGATGAAGCCCCTATGGTGCACAAACATGCGTTTGAGGCACTAGATCGAACAATGAAAGACATTCTGTCGTCTTCTACGAATAACTCTTCTGAGCTACCATTTGGAAGTAAAGTTATTGTGTTTGGTGGTGACTTTAGACAAATACTACCCGTTATTCCAAATGGTACGAGGCAGCAGATTGTTAATTCATCTTTGAGTTCTTCATATCTATGGTCTGAATGCAAGGTTTTAAAGTTAATAAAAAACATGAGGTTGAGAATTGGAGCTGAGTCATCTAACAGTGATTCCATTCAGAAGTTTGCAAAATGGCTACTTGATATTGGTGAAGGAAACATTGGTTCAGAAAACGATGGTGAAGCGTTTATAGAGTTACCCGATGATTTAGTAATTACCGACTCAGATGATCCAATTCAAAGTTTAATTGACTTTGTTTATCCTTCAATTTTACATCAGTATAAAAATCCTGGATTCTTTTCAGAGAGAGCAATTTTAGCACCAAGGAATGAAGTAGTTCATGAGATTAATAATCGATTACTTTCATTATTTCCAGGTGAAGAAAAAGAGTATTTGAGCTGTGACAGTATATGTCAAACAGAACAAGTTCTTGATTCTTTTCAACAAGGTCTATACTCTCCTGACAATTTAAATGCTCTTAAAATTTCCGGTTTACCTAACCATAGGTTGGTTCTTAAAGTTGGTGTTCCTGTGATGCTTCTTCGAAACATTGATCAACAAAACGGACTATGTAATGGTACTAGACTTCAAGTAACCTTTCTTGGTAAACGAGTAATTGAAGCGGAAGTGATATCTGGCGGAAATATCGGCACAAGAGTTTTTATTCCAAGAATTAGTATGGTTCCTTCAGACAAAAAGATACCTTTTCAATTTCAAAGAAGGCAATTTCCGTTAACAGTTTGTTTTGCTATGACAATTAACAAGAGTCAAGGACAGTCGCTATCTAGAGTTGGTTTATacttaaaagatcctgtatttaCTCACGGTCAATTGTATGTGGCGTTATCCAGAGTCAAGAGCAGGCAAGGTGTTAAAATTTTATCATTTGATTGCGATGGTAAACCTACAGCGAAGACATCTAATGTAGTGTACAAGGAGATTTTTCATAACTTATAA